CATCACTGACCGGTGGCGGGTTGCCGACGGCCCGCTACATTCGGCCGGGATGCGCTGGAGCACCTCGAGCAGGCTGTCACCCGAAGCGCCTGGAGTCAGGCTTTGGAGAGTTGGTGCGGGCAATAGAACTTCGCCGAGATCAGCGCGAAGTCCGATGCCATCTCCATACTCATTCCGGGGTTGTGGTTTTTCACGTCGTGCACCAGCTCCAGGCCCGATTCGCCGTTGTTCAAGGATGAGCACACAGCTCTGCCGGCCGCGATGGCAGCACTTTCGCTGGAAAAGGTGAAGCCGGCTTGGCGCAGCGTAGCCAGGAAGGCCCCGTCGTCACCGTCGGGGTCGGGCACTGGTTCGGCGTACGCCGGCGCCGCGAGGCCAATCATCGCGAACACACCGAGTACCGCGAATAGCCGTTTCATGATTACCTTCTTTCGTGCTGAGCCAGATCACTGAATCAGGTTGTTCCTCAACCTAATTGCGCATCTCCGGACGGGATGACCTTGGACTTCTTCTTTTTTAGGTGCACCGCGTGGATACCCGGCTTCTTGGCCAGCTGCTCGAGCAGCGCGTCGAGACCTTTCTCATCGACGTTGTGATGCTGCACGGTTTCGGGCTTCTCCGAAATCTGTGCCACCAAACGTTTCAGGTGTTCCGGCGAGTTCTTATCT
This portion of the Mycobacterium sp. 050128 genome encodes:
- a CDS encoding DUF732 domain-containing protein, whose product is MMKRLFAVLGVFAMIGLAAPAYAEPVPDPDGDDGAFLATLRQAGFTFSSESAAIAAGRAVCSSLNNGESGLELVHDVKNHNPGMSMEMASDFALISAKFYCPHQLSKA